TCTCGAAAAACTAATTCAACCTATATGTAGCGAGCACGATATAATTCTCGATTTTTTTGCCGGTTCTGCTACAACAGCCCATGCAGTTATGCAACTCAACGCAGGCGATGGTAGAAATCGGAAATGTATTTCTGTGCAGCTTCCCGAAGAAACTGATAAGAAGTCCGAAGCGGACAAAGCTGGTTATAAAAATATCGCTGAAATATCAAAAGAGCGTATCCGTCGTGCTGGTAAAAAAATCAAAGAAGACAATGCAGATAAAGACGGCATAGAAAATCTTGATATAGGCTTCCGTGTTTTCAAAATTGATAGTTCCAACATGGTGGATGTCACGCTATCCCCTGATGAAGCACATCCAGACATGTTTGAGGAACAGGTTGGGAATATTAAAAAAGACAGGTCATCCGAAGACTTATTGTTCCAAGTATTGCTGGATTGGGGCGTGGATTTATCTCTCCCCATTCTTCAAGAAGATATTGAAGGGAAGAAAGTCTTCTTTGTTGATGGCAATGCTTTGGCGGCGTGTTTTGATGAAAATATCAATGAAAACTTTGTTAAAAAACTCGCTGAGAAACAACCCTTGCGCGTTGTTTTCCGTGATGATGGTTTTGCCAGCGATGCCGTTAAAATCAATGT
This region of Gammaproteobacteria bacterium genomic DNA includes:
- a CDS encoding DNA methyltransferase; translated protein: LEKLIQPICSEHDIILDFFAGSATTAHAVMQLNAGDGRNRKCISVQLPEETDKKSEADKAGYKNIAEISKERIRRAGKKIKEDNADKDGIENLDIGFRVFKIDSSNMVDVTLSPDEAHPDMFEEQVGNIKKDRSSEDLLFQVLLDWGVDLSLPILQEDIEGKKVFFVDGNALAACFDENINENFVKKLAEKQPLRVVFRDDGFASDAVKINVEQIFKLKSPTTDIKVI